The Natrinema salifodinae genome includes a window with the following:
- the ligA gene encoding ATP-dependent DNA ligase LigA → MEFATFADRAGTIEAEPADLEIVAHVRDLLADADDVEIVARFVQGRVFPAWDSTTLDIGPSACYEAIARAAGTNVSADDVEDRLADVGEIGDVAASYEFGGQQGLGAFTGGGGGTGDDLTVREVAETLDDLAAAEGAGSQDRKVDLLFGLFNRCSSEEARYLARLVLSEMRIGVGEGTVRDVVAEAFDVPQDRVERALQVSNDYGLVARVARDEGLEGLDAMDLEVGRPVQAMLAQAGTVTDALEEWERAAVEWKYDGARIQLHHRPASDDDGNGDGESAGETRVFSRNMEDVTDALPEVVEYAEETLDVPAILDGEVVAIDDDGSPLPFQEVLKRFRRKHDVEKAREDVSVRPVFFDCLHADGTDLLEEPLTARHDRLRSVLSTESGGESDEDVEGLSLLWLTDDPEEIESVDADALESGHEGIMLKDPDSAYSPGRRGKHWRKRKPDVETLDCVVTGAEWGEGRRATFLGTFELSVRDGDDLETVGKVATGITDEKLAELTELLEPHIAAEEGQDVDLEPAVVFEVGYEEIQRSPTYSSGYALRFPRFSGVRSDKDPEDADTLERLERLQGQ, encoded by the coding sequence ATGGAGTTCGCCACGTTCGCCGACCGCGCCGGGACGATCGAAGCCGAACCCGCCGATCTCGAGATCGTCGCCCACGTCAGGGACCTGCTCGCCGACGCCGACGACGTCGAGATCGTCGCGCGCTTCGTTCAGGGCCGGGTGTTCCCGGCCTGGGACTCCACGACGCTCGATATCGGCCCGAGCGCCTGTTACGAGGCGATCGCCCGCGCCGCGGGGACGAACGTGAGCGCCGACGACGTCGAAGACCGCCTGGCGGACGTCGGCGAGATCGGCGACGTCGCGGCGAGTTACGAGTTCGGCGGCCAGCAGGGACTGGGCGCGTTCACCGGCGGTGGCGGGGGCACCGGCGACGACCTCACCGTCCGCGAGGTCGCCGAAACCCTCGACGACCTCGCCGCGGCCGAGGGCGCGGGCAGCCAGGACCGCAAGGTCGACCTGCTCTTCGGGCTGTTCAATCGGTGTTCGAGCGAGGAGGCCAGGTACCTCGCGCGCCTGGTTCTCTCGGAGATGCGCATCGGCGTCGGCGAGGGGACAGTTCGAGACGTCGTCGCCGAGGCCTTCGACGTCCCGCAGGATCGGGTCGAGCGCGCCCTCCAGGTCTCGAACGACTACGGCCTGGTCGCCCGCGTCGCACGCGACGAGGGCCTCGAGGGACTGGACGCGATGGACCTCGAAGTGGGCCGGCCCGTCCAGGCGATGCTCGCCCAGGCGGGGACGGTGACCGACGCACTCGAGGAGTGGGAGCGGGCGGCCGTCGAATGGAAGTACGACGGGGCGCGGATCCAGTTGCACCACCGGCCCGCGAGCGACGACGACGGGAACGGTGACGGCGAATCGGCGGGCGAGACCCGCGTCTTCTCGCGAAATATGGAGGATGTCACCGACGCGCTCCCCGAAGTGGTCGAGTACGCCGAGGAGACCCTCGACGTTCCGGCGATCCTCGACGGCGAGGTCGTGGCCATCGACGACGACGGCAGTCCCCTCCCGTTCCAGGAGGTCCTCAAGCGGTTCCGCCGCAAGCACGACGTCGAGAAGGCCCGCGAGGACGTCTCGGTGCGACCGGTCTTCTTCGACTGCCTGCACGCCGACGGGACGGACCTGCTTGAAGAGCCGCTGACGGCCAGACACGATCGGCTGCGGTCGGTGCTGTCGACCGAATCCGGGGGCGAATCCGACGAGGACGTCGAGGGGCTCTCGCTGCTCTGGCTCACCGACGACCCCGAGGAGATCGAGTCGGTCGACGCCGACGCGCTCGAATCGGGCCATGAGGGGATCATGCTCAAGGATCCCGACTCAGCGTACTCGCCTGGCCGCCGCGGCAAACACTGGCGCAAGCGCAAACCGGACGTGGAGACCCTCGACTGCGTCGTCACCGGCGCGGAGTGGGGCGAAGGTCGGCGCGCGACCTTCCTCGGAACGTTCGAACTGTCCGTGCGCGACGGCGACGACTTGGAGACGGTCGGGAAGGTCGCAACTGGGATCACCGACGAGAAGTTGGCGGAGCTAACCGAACTGCTCGAACCCCACATCGCGGCCGAGGAGGGCCAGGACGTCGATCTCGAGCCCGCGGTCGTCTTCGAGGTCGGCTACGAGGAGATCCAGCGGTCGCCGACCTACTCGTCGGGGTACGCGCTGCGGTTCCCGCGGTTCTCGGGCGTTCGATCGGATAAGGATCCCGAGGACGCGGACACGCTCGAACGCCTGGAACGATTGCAGGGCCAGTAA
- a CDS encoding FAD-binding oxidoreductase, giving the protein MAVTITPVDDGAIDGFGEGLRGDLLRPEDPNYDEARSIWNGMIDRHPALIVRARGVSDVIATVDFAREHELALAVCGGGHNIAGNAVCDGGLMLDLSAMRSIYVDPEERTARVEPGATLGDFDHEAQTFGLATPLGINSTTGVAGLTLGGGFGWLTRTYGMTVDNLRSVDVVTADGRLRRASDDENPDLFWGVRGGGGNFGVVTSFEFDLHEVGPEVLAGPVVYPGEDARDVLRHVRDFNETAPDESSVWAVLRKAPPLPFLPEEVHGVGVAIVVAFYAGDVADGAEVLAPIREFGDPIADAVGPHGYAEFQQAFDPLLTTGARNYWKSHNFDELSDEAIDTAVDYAATLPTPLSEIFFGQVGGAMARVPSDATAYPHRDAEYAMNVHTRWEDPAMDDECIAWAREFYDAMAPYATGGVYVNFISEREGEENLAYGENYDRLVELKTEYDPENLFRMNQNIEPAPAR; this is encoded by the coding sequence ATGGCTGTAACTATCACTCCCGTAGACGACGGTGCAATAGACGGATTCGGCGAAGGGCTTCGCGGCGATCTGCTCCGGCCCGAGGATCCGAACTACGACGAGGCTCGGTCGATCTGGAACGGCATGATCGACCGGCACCCGGCGCTCATCGTCCGGGCGAGGGGCGTTTCGGACGTGATCGCGACGGTCGACTTCGCCCGCGAACACGAACTGGCGCTCGCTGTCTGCGGCGGGGGCCACAACATCGCCGGCAACGCGGTCTGCGACGGCGGTCTGATGCTCGACCTCTCGGCGATGCGATCGATCTACGTCGATCCGGAAGAACGGACGGCGCGGGTCGAACCGGGGGCGACCCTCGGCGATTTCGATCACGAGGCGCAGACGTTCGGGCTCGCGACGCCGCTCGGCATCAACTCGACGACCGGCGTGGCGGGACTCACGCTCGGCGGCGGCTTCGGGTGGCTCACCCGCACGTACGGCATGACCGTGGATAACCTGCGGTCGGTCGACGTCGTGACGGCGGACGGGAGACTCCGTCGCGCGAGCGACGACGAGAACCCGGACCTCTTCTGGGGAGTCCGCGGCGGCGGCGGGAACTTCGGCGTGGTCACCTCCTTCGAGTTCGACCTCCACGAGGTCGGACCGGAGGTGCTCGCCGGCCCCGTCGTCTACCCAGGCGAGGACGCGCGGGACGTCCTCCGACACGTTCGGGACTTCAACGAGACGGCGCCCGACGAGTCGAGCGTCTGGGCCGTCCTCAGGAAGGCCCCGCCGCTTCCGTTCCTCCCGGAGGAGGTCCACGGCGTCGGCGTCGCCATCGTCGTCGCGTTCTACGCCGGCGACGTAGCGGACGGAGCGGAGGTCCTCGCACCGATCCGGGAGTTCGGCGACCCGATCGCCGACGCCGTCGGTCCGCACGGGTACGCGGAGTTCCAGCAGGCGTTTGACCCCCTGCTCACCACTGGCGCCCGGAACTACTGGAAGTCGCACAACTTCGACGAACTTTCGGACGAGGCGATCGACACCGCGGTCGACTACGCGGCGACGCTCCCCACTCCGCTGTCCGAAATCTTCTTCGGCCAGGTCGGCGGGGCGATGGCCCGCGTCCCGTCGGACGCGACGGCGTACCCCCACCGCGACGCCGAGTACGCGATGAACGTCCACACGCGCTGGGAGGACCCTGCGATGGACGACGAGTGCATCGCCTGGGCCAGGGAGTTCTACGACGCCATGGCGCCGTACGCGACCGGCGGCGTCTACGTGAACTTCATCAGCGAGCGGGAGGGCGAGGAGAACCTCGCCTACGGCGAGAACTACGATCGCCTGGTCGAACTCAAGACCGAGTACGACCCGGAGAACCTGTTCCGGATGAATCAGAATATCGAGCCGGCGCCGGCTCGGTAA
- the tpiA gene encoding triose-phosphate isomerase, whose amino-acid sequence MFVLVNLKTYPCDPIEVAEAVRDVDETTDARLAVAPEATHIERVAETGAETWAQHVDPIEHGSNTGHALAESVADAGAVGTLINHSERRLKLADIDGAVRAAERADLETVVCANNPAQIGAAAALGPDAVAVEPPELIGTGTPVSQADPDVVEDAVDAAANVDDEVSVLCGAGISTGDDVVAAGDLGAEGVLLASGVAKADDPKAALEDLVEPL is encoded by the coding sequence ATGTTCGTCCTGGTGAACCTGAAGACGTATCCGTGCGACCCGATCGAGGTCGCGGAAGCCGTCCGCGACGTCGACGAGACCACCGACGCCCGCCTGGCCGTCGCGCCGGAGGCGACCCACATCGAGCGGGTCGCCGAGACGGGCGCGGAGACGTGGGCCCAGCACGTCGATCCGATCGAGCACGGGAGCAACACCGGCCACGCGCTCGCGGAGTCGGTCGCCGACGCGGGCGCGGTCGGGACGCTGATCAACCACTCCGAGCGGCGGCTGAAGCTGGCCGACATCGACGGGGCCGTCCGCGCGGCCGAGCGGGCGGACCTCGAGACGGTCGTCTGTGCGAACAACCCGGCCCAGATCGGCGCGGCCGCGGCGCTGGGGCCCGACGCCGTCGCCGTCGAGCCGCCGGAACTCATCGGTACCGGCACGCCGGTCAGCCAGGCCGATCCGGACGTCGTCGAGGACGCCGTCGACGCCGCGGCGAACGTCGATGACGAGGTGTCGGTCCTCTGTGGTGCGGGGATCAGCACCGGCGACGACGTCGTCGCCGCGGGCGATCTTGGGGCCGAGGGTGTCCTGCTGGCAAGCGGCGTCGCGAAAGCCGACGATCCGAAGGCGGCGCTCGAAGACCTCGTCGAGCCGCTCTGA
- a CDS encoding multiprotein bridging factor aMBF1 encodes MVQCEMCGAETSSPKTIKVEGAKLDVCSDCTDFGTEVRETSSSSTSTKYSTGSNTSSSSSGGGQSASSTSSSSSGGSQRRTDMFDDMDELATDYDDRVRTARESKGLSQSDLANELNEKASLIRKIERGDTLPSDRVQSKLENFLEINLSAEGSSGDDSEWSGGSSTGSYTLGDVVKRKD; translated from the coding sequence ATGGTTCAGTGCGAGATGTGTGGGGCCGAGACGTCGTCCCCGAAGACCATCAAAGTCGAGGGCGCGAAGCTAGACGTGTGTTCGGACTGTACGGACTTCGGGACGGAAGTTCGGGAGACCTCGAGTTCGAGCACGTCGACGAAGTACTCGACCGGCTCCAACACCAGTTCGTCGTCTAGCGGGGGTGGGCAGTCCGCCAGCTCGACGAGTTCGTCGAGTTCCGGCGGCAGTCAGCGTCGCACGGACATGTTCGACGACATGGACGAGCTCGCGACCGATTACGACGACCGCGTCCGCACCGCCCGCGAGAGCAAAGGCCTCAGCCAGTCCGACCTCGCGAACGAACTCAACGAGAAGGCCAGCCTGATCCGTAAGATCGAGCGCGGCGACACCCTCCCGAGCGACCGCGTCCAGTCCAAGCTCGAGAACTTCCTCGAGATCAACCTGAGCGCCGAGGGCAGCTCCGGCGACGACTCCGAGTGGTCCGGCGGCTCCTCGACCGGGAGCTACACGCTGGGCGACGTCGTCAAGCGCAAGGACTGA
- a CDS encoding alpha/beta hydrolase, producing the protein MTASQPDPVVRTVLAERKKRGIPPFSELSVADARRLLAELWAPPADREPVVAVRDETVDGPGGDLPIRIYTPDGSPPFPVLVYCHGGGWVLGSLETDDGICRALTNAANCVVVSVAYRLAPEHPFPAAVEDCYAVAERLAEIPELVDGDPDRIAVGGESAGGTVAAAVAQLARDRGGPALVHQVLVYAPTDRSFETASYDQNPEWLIFTKADIEWSWDHYLESDLDDRNPYAAPLRACDRDLRGLPSATILTCGFDVLRDEGDAYADRLADAGVRVDHRQYGDLVHGFIGMLDEPALPQARDAIAAIGRDLCAAFDRTR; encoded by the coding sequence ATGACCGCGTCGCAACCGGATCCGGTCGTTCGAACCGTCCTCGCCGAACGGAAAAAGCGGGGGATTCCTCCGTTCAGCGAACTCTCGGTCGCGGACGCGCGCCGGCTTCTCGCGGAGTTGTGGGCCCCGCCGGCGGACCGCGAACCCGTCGTGGCCGTTCGAGACGAGACCGTCGACGGTCCCGGCGGCGACCTGCCGATTCGAATCTACACGCCGGACGGCTCGCCGCCGTTTCCGGTTCTGGTCTACTGTCACGGCGGCGGCTGGGTGCTGGGAAGCCTCGAGACGGACGACGGCATCTGTCGTGCGCTGACGAACGCTGCGAACTGCGTCGTCGTCTCGGTCGCGTACCGCCTCGCGCCGGAACACCCGTTTCCGGCGGCCGTCGAGGATTGTTACGCGGTCGCGGAGCGGCTCGCGGAGATCCCGGAACTCGTCGACGGCGACCCCGACCGGATCGCGGTCGGCGGCGAAAGCGCGGGCGGGACGGTGGCCGCCGCCGTCGCGCAACTCGCCCGCGATCGCGGCGGTCCGGCGCTCGTTCATCAGGTCCTCGTCTACGCGCCGACCGATCGGTCGTTCGAGACGGCGTCGTACGACCAGAACCCGGAGTGGCTCATCTTCACGAAAGCCGACATCGAGTGGTCGTGGGACCACTACCTCGAGAGCGACCTCGACGATCGGAACCCGTACGCGGCGCCGCTTCGGGCGTGCGATCGCGATCTCCGCGGCCTGCCGTCCGCGACGATCCTGACCTGCGGTTTCGACGTCCTGCGCGACGAGGGGGACGCGTACGCCGACCGACTCGCCGACGCCGGGGTCCGGGTCGACCACCGGCAGTACGGCGATCTCGTCCACGGATTCATCGGCATGCTCGACGAGCCGGCGCTCCCGCAGGCGCGCGACGCGATCGCGGCCATCGGGCGGGATTTGTGCGCCGCTTTCGATCGAACCCGCTGA
- the hisC gene encoding histidinol-phosphate transaminase codes for MQPRDLSDHVAYEAGRGIEEVARELDRDPSEFVKLASNENPHGPSPAAAVAVREAASSVNSYPKAAHADLTSAVADRWDVTDGQVWLANGGDGAIDYLHRAVIEPGDTVLVPSPGFAYYGMSSRYHHGDVREYDLSKADDFVQDADTVLEAYDGDRIVFLTSPHNPTGSTIPLADVERLAEATDDETLLVVDEAYGEFADRDSAVALLEGRDGFDARDDVAVLRTFSKAYGLAGVRLGYAVVPDEWADAYARVNTPFAASELACRAGLAAIDDDEHVERTVGTARESRAYMREHIDSHVWESEGNFVLVEAGDAAAVAEEMQRRGVIVRDCSSFGLPGCIRITCGTEAETERAVETLNAVLADLDVDPETADDPDAEVADT; via the coding sequence ATGCAACCGCGCGACCTGTCCGATCACGTCGCCTACGAGGCGGGTCGAGGCATCGAGGAGGTCGCCCGCGAACTCGACCGGGACCCCTCCGAATTCGTCAAACTCGCCTCGAACGAGAACCCGCACGGGCCCTCGCCGGCCGCCGCCGTGGCCGTCCGCGAGGCCGCCTCGAGCGTGAACTCCTATCCCAAGGCCGCCCACGCCGACCTCACGAGCGCCGTCGCCGACCGCTGGGACGTCACCGACGGCCAGGTCTGGCTGGCCAACGGCGGCGACGGGGCGATCGATTACCTCCACCGGGCCGTGATCGAGCCCGGCGACACCGTCCTCGTCCCCTCGCCAGGCTTCGCCTACTACGGGATGAGCTCCCGGTATCACCACGGCGACGTCCGCGAGTACGACCTCTCGAAAGCGGACGACTTCGTGCAGGACGCCGATACCGTCCTCGAGGCCTACGACGGCGACCGAATCGTCTTCCTCACCAGCCCGCACAACCCGACCGGCTCGACGATTCCGCTCGCGGACGTCGAACGGCTCGCCGAGGCGACCGACGACGAGACCCTGCTCGTCGTCGACGAGGCCTACGGCGAGTTCGCCGACCGGGACAGCGCCGTCGCCCTGCTCGAGGGCCGTGACGGGTTCGACGCCCGCGACGACGTCGCCGTCCTGCGGACGTTCTCGAAGGCCTACGGCCTGGCCGGCGTCCGGCTGGGCTACGCCGTCGTCCCCGATGAGTGGGCCGACGCCTACGCCCGCGTAAACACCCCCTTCGCGGCGAGCGAACTCGCTTGCCGGGCCGGCCTGGCCGCCATCGACGACGACGAACACGTCGAGCGGACCGTCGGGACGGCCCGGGAGTCCCGCGCGTACATGCGCGAGCATATCGATTCCCACGTCTGGGAGAGCGAGGGCAACTTCGTCCTCGTCGAGGCAGGCGACGCCGCGGCCGTGGCCGAGGAGATGCAACGGCGAGGCGTCATCGTCCGCGACTGTTCGAGTTTCGGCCTTCCGGGCTGTATCCGCATCACCTGCGGCACCGAGGCGGAGACCGAGCGGGCCGTCGAGACGCTCAACGCCGTGCTCGCGGACCTCGACGTCGACCCCGAGACGGCCGACGATCCGGACGCGGAGGTGGCCGACACGTGA
- a CDS encoding CDP-alcohol phosphatidyltransferase family protein, which produces MTLDKFRPYVSRFLNPFVRGFDRVGMTPNGVSVIAFGMAVLAAAAFALGGREDPAWYAVAAALVFLNGWLDIVDGALAREQEVASAGGDLLDHVLDRYADIVVIAGLAAGLEDFLLGFLAVTGVVMTSYLGTQAQAVGLDRVYGGLVGRADRLAIIGIVGFLAYPISGAVVGDFTLVGLLLVFLAVVGHLTALQRFYYAWVALE; this is translated from the coding sequence ATGACGCTGGACAAGTTCCGCCCCTACGTCTCGCGGTTCCTGAACCCCTTCGTCAGGGGGTTCGATCGCGTCGGGATGACGCCCAACGGCGTGAGCGTGATCGCGTTCGGGATGGCCGTCCTGGCCGCGGCGGCCTTCGCCCTCGGCGGGCGCGAGGATCCCGCCTGGTACGCCGTGGCCGCGGCGCTGGTCTTCCTCAACGGCTGGCTGGACATCGTCGACGGCGCGCTCGCGCGCGAACAGGAGGTCGCCTCCGCCGGCGGCGACCTGCTGGACCACGTCCTCGACCGCTACGCCGACATCGTCGTCATCGCCGGCCTGGCCGCGGGGCTCGAGGACTTCCTGCTGGGCTTCCTGGCGGTGACCGGCGTCGTGATGACCTCGTATCTGGGCACCCAGGCTCAGGCCGTCGGCCTCGATCGAGTCTACGGCGGCCTCGTCGGTCGCGCGGACCGCCTGGCGATCATCGGGATCGTCGGCTTCCTCGCGTACCCGATTTCGGGAGCGGTCGTCGGCGACTTCACGCTGGTCGGCCTGCTGCTGGTCTTCCTCGCGGTCGTGGGTCACCTGACCGCGCTCCAGCGCTTTTACTACGCCTGGGTCGCGCTCGAGTAA
- a CDS encoding adenylate kinase family protein, translating to MRLAVTGTPGTGKTTATELLEERLADADGESSPDLDVIHLNRVLEEEGLYTEVDADRESKVADLDALSEWLEGRDDVVVESHLAHHFAADRVAVLRCRPDTLEQRLRDRGETERKATENAESEALDVILSEAVEEHGLESVYEIDTTDRDPAAVADELAAVAAGDRDPSAGEVDFVGYLA from the coding sequence GTGAGACTCGCCGTCACCGGGACTCCCGGCACCGGAAAGACGACCGCGACGGAACTGCTCGAAGAGCGCCTGGCGGACGCCGACGGCGAGTCGTCGCCCGACCTCGACGTGATCCACCTCAACCGCGTCCTCGAGGAAGAGGGGCTCTACACCGAGGTCGACGCCGACCGCGAGAGCAAGGTCGCTGATCTCGACGCCCTGAGCGAGTGGCTCGAGGGCCGCGACGACGTCGTCGTCGAGTCGCACCTGGCCCACCACTTCGCGGCCGATCGGGTGGCCGTGCTGCGGTGCCGGCCCGACACGCTCGAGCAGCGGCTGCGCGACCGCGGCGAGACCGAGCGGAAGGCGACGGAGAACGCCGAGAGCGAGGCCTTAGACGTGATCCTCTCGGAGGCCGTCGAGGAACACGGCCTCGAGTCGGTCTACGAGATCGACACGACCGACCGCGACCCTGCGGCCGTCGCGGACGAGCTCGCGGCGGTCGCCGCGGGCGACCGCGACCCGAGCGCCGGCGAGGTCGACTTCGTGGGGTATCTCGCATGA
- a CDS encoding glycosyltransferase family 39 protein — MSHSPTTDTDGEPPWKRSLRGVPIELVPIALLAAALRLFRLGSESYWLDEVVSVTLVTSNTPSELLVSVPGNDPHPPLYYLLLSGWAAIFGTSEVAARLLSALVGIATVLVLYALGRRLFDREVGAIAALFVAVSPFHIWYSQEVRMYNLLALLTALSFYWFVQLHRERPDEIGVRDDIVYVVSTVLLGYTHVFGLFAILAQNLYVFSRPVVRIAPRSRLTIRRWIALEGITALLLAPWLVRLFRRTMGASAGEPSNVSWIPLPTAETVSRTFAAYLGGYLLEESLPILVSLVVAGCLVLALSSGRVTAEGDRRVAPINGRYTVVLWFVVPILVPIAISHAVAPIFADRYSIGASLAFFLLIAIGVRTISRPSLRYVVVGILLVGLVLPLPTYYQEDQKEQWREAAVDVESTVDGDDAVLVSRPFAEEPFSYYFDRPNVTVDQVDPEASDDEIRAAVDGHDDVWIVLSYVDSSTSQRILQAVADRPDYRGPVEERRYNEIAVFRFERTASDG; from the coding sequence ATGTCGCACTCCCCGACGACCGATACGGACGGGGAACCTCCCTGGAAGCGGTCGCTGAGAGGCGTTCCGATCGAACTGGTTCCGATCGCGCTCCTCGCGGCTGCGCTTCGGCTGTTCCGATTGGGATCCGAGAGTTACTGGCTCGACGAGGTCGTTTCGGTGACCCTCGTCACGTCGAACACGCCGTCCGAACTTCTGGTCAGCGTGCCGGGGAACGATCCCCACCCGCCGTTGTACTATCTCCTCCTCTCCGGCTGGGCGGCGATCTTCGGAACGAGCGAAGTGGCCGCGCGACTGCTGTCGGCCCTCGTCGGAATCGCCACCGTACTCGTTCTCTACGCGCTCGGTCGGCGCCTCTTCGACCGGGAAGTCGGGGCGATTGCGGCGTTGTTCGTCGCCGTTTCGCCGTTCCACATCTGGTACTCCCAGGAGGTGCGCATGTACAACCTGCTCGCGCTGCTGACCGCGCTCTCGTTCTACTGGTTCGTGCAACTTCACCGCGAGAGGCCGGACGAGATCGGTGTTCGTGACGATATCGTCTACGTCGTCTCTACGGTCCTTCTGGGCTACACGCACGTCTTCGGGTTGTTCGCGATACTCGCCCAGAACCTGTACGTCTTCTCTCGGCCCGTCGTCCGGATCGCCCCCCGGTCGCGACTGACGATCCGCCGCTGGATCGCCCTCGAAGGGATCACGGCGCTGTTGCTCGCCCCGTGGTTGGTGCGGTTGTTCCGCCGGACGATGGGGGCGAGCGCCGGCGAACCGAGCAACGTCTCGTGGATTCCGCTGCCGACGGCTGAGACCGTCAGCCGGACGTTCGCCGCGTATCTCGGCGGCTACCTGCTCGAGGAGTCGCTACCGATCCTCGTCTCGCTCGTCGTCGCAGGCTGTCTCGTACTCGCGCTCTCGAGTGGCCGCGTGACGGCGGAGGGTGACCGCCGGGTCGCGCCGATAAACGGCCGCTATACGGTCGTCCTCTGGTTCGTCGTCCCGATACTCGTTCCAATCGCCATCTCACACGCCGTCGCACCGATCTTCGCGGATCGCTACTCGATCGGGGCCTCGCTGGCGTTTTTTCTCCTGATCGCGATCGGCGTGCGGACGATCTCTCGACCGTCGCTTCGGTACGTCGTCGTCGGGATACTTCTCGTCGGACTCGTCCTGCCGCTTCCGACGTACTATCAAGAGGATCAGAAAGAACAGTGGCGGGAAGCCGCTGTAGACGTCGAGTCTACCGTCGACGGCGACGACGCCGTCCTCGTCAGCAGACCGTTCGCGGAGGAGCCGTTCAGCTACTACTTCGATCGACCGAACGTAACCGTCGATCAGGTCGATCCCGAGGCTTCGGACGACGAGATACGAGCGGCCGTCGACGGCCACGACGACGTCTGGATCGTCCTCTCGTACGTGGATTCGTCGACGAGCCAACGGATTCTGCAGGCCGTGGCGGATCGGCCCGACTATCGCGGTCCGGTGGAAGAGAGACGGTACAACGAAATCGCGGTGTTTCGGTTCGAGCGGACGGCGAGCGACGGGTGA
- a CDS encoding FAD-binding oxidoreductase: METMNETVGEATFAELPSDAVHTLMAEFGGDVLRPSDEEYDDARRIWNGMIDKSPALIARCSGVADVVAAVTFARKRDLPIAVRGGGHNVAGTAVCDGGIVVDLTEMNGVRVDREAGTVRAEGGATLGDVDRETQLFGLATALGAVSETGIAGLTLNGGYGHLSREYGLALDNLVSVDIVTADGGVRTASEDRNEDLFWAIRGGGGNLGVVTSFEYALHEVGPEVYAFFAWFRGDDAVDAMARFREWTATAPRNAGVLAFTAHVPELEEFPEESWGEPAVAFLGSFRGDLADADATFDTLREGATPIADLSGPMAYIDLQSMLDEDYPDGLRYYWKSVFLDDLTDEVVDVMVRYNESAPSALSTIDCWHLGDAIADVPRDATAFWHRDKPYMLTVEANWEDAADDDANVIWGREAFAEAQALPAASGRYGNFPGMNEDPARLLYGDNYDRLVAVKTEYDPENLFRSNQNVAPRTDAD, from the coding sequence ATGGAAACAATGAACGAGACCGTCGGTGAAGCAACGTTCGCGGAACTCCCCAGCGACGCCGTTCATACCCTTATGGCGGAATTCGGCGGTGACGTGCTGCGGCCGTCCGACGAGGAGTACGACGACGCTCGCCGGATCTGGAACGGCATGATAGACAAATCGCCGGCGCTGATCGCCCGCTGTTCCGGCGTCGCCGACGTCGTCGCGGCGGTGACCTTCGCTCGCAAGCGGGACCTCCCCATCGCGGTCCGGGGCGGCGGTCACAACGTGGCCGGGACGGCCGTCTGCGACGGCGGGATCGTCGTCGATCTGACCGAAATGAACGGCGTGCGCGTCGACCGCGAGGCGGGGACCGTCCGCGCCGAAGGCGGCGCGACGCTGGGCGACGTCGATCGCGAAACGCAACTGTTCGGCCTCGCGACGGCCCTCGGCGCGGTGTCGGAAACCGGGATCGCCGGACTCACGCTCAACGGCGGCTACGGCCACCTCAGCCGCGAGTACGGGTTGGCGCTGGACAACCTGGTCAGCGTCGACATCGTCACGGCCGACGGGGGGGTTCGCACCGCCAGCGAGGACCGGAACGAGGACCTGTTCTGGGCGATCCGCGGCGGCGGCGGTAACCTCGGCGTCGTCACCTCCTTCGAGTACGCGCTCCACGAGGTCGGCCCCGAGGTGTACGCCTTCTTCGCCTGGTTCCGCGGCGACGACGCGGTCGACGCGATGGCGCGGTTCCGCGAGTGGACTGCGACCGCGCCGCGAAACGCGGGCGTCCTCGCGTTCACCGCTCACGTGCCCGAACTCGAGGAATTCCCCGAGGAGTCGTGGGGCGAGCCTGCCGTCGCGTTCCTCGGCTCGTTCCGCGGCGATCTCGCGGACGCCGACGCGACCTTCGACACCCTGCGGGAGGGCGCGACGCCGATCGCTGACCTGAGCGGGCCGATGGCCTACATCGATCTGCAGTCGATGCTCGACGAGGACTACCCGGACGGGCTGCGCTACTACTGGAAGTCGGTCTTCCTCGACGACCTCACCGACGAGGTCGTCGACGTCATGGTCCGGTACAACGAGTCGGCCCCGTCGGCGCTCTCGACGATCGACTGCTGGCACCTCGGCGACGCGATCGCCGACGTTCCCCGGGACGCGACCGCATTCTGGCACCGCGACAAGCCGTACATGCTCACCGTCGAGGCGAACTGGGAGGACGCCGCGGACGACGACGCGAACGTGATCTGGGGCCGCGAGGCGTTCGCCGAGGCGCAGGCCCTGCCGGCCGCCTCGGGCCGCTACGGCAACTTCCCAGGGATGAACGAGGACCCCGCGAGACTGCTCTACGGCGACAACTACGATCGCCTGGTCGCGGTCAAAACCGAGTACGACCCGGAGAACCTGTTCCGTTCGAATCAGAACGTCGCGCCGCGAACCGACGCCGACTGA